GTGTATTAGTGCCGATTGCCCATTTTTTCTAtcccattttttctttctttgttttcttttgagaTTGTACGAAAGTGATGTGACAAGTGCCTATTTTTACAGTCGATTTTGTCAGTCGAATAACATTTTTGTGGTAAATACCACTCTCAACATACTATATAACTATCCTAGCTAAGAAAGCACAGAAATCAAGGTAGGTTAATGGACTCACATGAGCCGGTTAGGCAACTCAAACAGTACAGGTTATTGGGGAACATGGGCCAAAAAAATGTGAAGTAAGAAGTGAAAGTTGTACCTTGACTGAAATGTTCGAAGGGGACAGGAGCTCATACATCGACGGTGGAACTACACCATCAGTTCGAGGAATGAATGCGAAGGGACATTGAGTTGTGGAAAATAAGCAGGAGAAGGTGCTAAAAAACACAGACAGAGGTAGGTTAACGCAATACAGGACTCATTAAAAAATGAAGTAAATTTCCAACAACCGAGGAACGAATAAGCAAACAAAGAAGAGGCTAGCATGGGACATTAGTAGACGATAAAGGTAGATGTTACagttttaaaaaagaaaaatcccaaaaaaaaagtgcaCCATATGCAGAGGCAAATGGTGCTGGAAGGGAAGAAAAAATAGTAGACAAGTAGAAAGAAGAGAGCAGAAGACCTGGAGAAAGATTGGAAGGCATTGCAAAcaacaaggaaagaaagagtAGGAGGTAAGCATGTGAGTTTTTTTATTGATAACAACCTTGTTAATGGTACCGTACTGCATTATTGCGGaacagtaaatttttttttggttgatatGAAGATGGTTATGGATAGTGATAGTTAGATAAAAAGAATGGAAAAAATATAACTTTTAAAGTGAGAATGAATAAGGaaaaatactagaaaaatagGGACCAAACGGTagataaaaaaatgatgaacAAGTTTCATGGTAAGCATGCAACATTGTATACATGTTAGTGTGATTAGTATCTCACGACTTATATTAATGAGGCAGGTAAGTGATTGGAGATTCATGTAAAAAATGAACTATCGATGCAATGAATAGTAAGTAACGTAGTTAAACACCCAAAGTTCTTGTTGTGGCCAATAGCTTTAATGTAGGAAAGTAAAGTTTCGGACATTGAAGTAATAAACTAAAAGGTAGTGGCGAAACAAGTAGATGTAGGAAACTAATAAGTTGAAgtaacacaaaaaaaaactgGTGAGTTGGTATCGGTGCAGGATGAAAATGAATGACGAAAAAGGAAAGAGGCCAGAAGGTAATCTGAATCGACATAATATTGTGGCAGGTGAAATGTGCAACTCTAATGAAAGTGAATATGAGATAGAGTTAGGGGCAAAAGATGCACAAATAAAACACGGGGAAAGTTACATAATTGATGATATGGAAGTGGCAGAAGTGATGACCATGACGTTCAATAATGAAGAAGATGCATATGACTTTTACAACGCCTATGGGAAGGTTGCTGGATTTAGCGTGAGGAAAGCagatgcaaaaaaaaatgctgGCTACACAACAAAGTATAGGAAGATGGTTTGTTTAAGGGTGGGGAGGAGGGGTAAGAAATCTAACGAGAGGAACTACCGAAAAGGCAACCAAGACTTGAAACAAGGGTTGGGTGCCTAGCATGTCTTCGACTTAAATATGACAAGAATAAAGAAAAGTACATGGTTACAGATTTTGTGAAGAAGCACAACCATAAAATGGCTTCTAAACCATAGCATGCAACATTGTATATATGTTAGTGTGAGTAGTATCCCACGACTTATATTAATGAGGCAGGTAAGTGATTGGAGATTCATGCAAAAAGTGAACTATCGATGCAATGAATAGTGAGTAACGTAGTTAAACACCCAAAGTTCTTGTTGTGACCAGTAGCTTTAATGTAGGAAGGCAAAGTTTCGGACATTGAAGTAATAAACTAGAAGGCAATGTCGAAACAAGTAGATGTAGGAAACTAATAAACTGAAGTAACACACAAAAAACTGGTGAGCTTGTATCGGTGCAGGATGAAAATGAATgacaagaaaggaaagaggCCAGAAAGTAATCTGAATCGACATAATATTGTGGCAGGTGAAATGCGCAACTTCAATGAAAGTGAACATGAGATAGAGTTAGGGGTAAAAGATGCGCAAATAGAACATAGGGAGAGTTACATAATTGATGATATGGaagtggttgaagtgatgaccATGATGTTCCAGAATGAAGAAGATGCATATGACTTTTACAACGCCTATGGAAAGGTTGCTGGATTTAGCGTGACGAAAGCAGATGTAAAGAAAAATGCTGGCTACACAACAAAGTATAGGAAGATGGTTTGCTCAAGGGTGGCGAGGAGGGATAAGAAAACTAACGAGAGGGACTACCAAAAAAAGCAACCAAGACCTGAAACAAGGGTTGGGTGCCCAGCATGTTTTCGAATTAAATATGACAAGAATAAAGATAAGTACATGGTTATAGATTTTGTGAAGGAGTACAACCATAAAATGCCTTCTAAAGCATGTGTCACATATTTAAGATCTCATAGAAAGGTGACAGATGCAGATTATGCGTAAGCAAGTGCAATGAGAATGACAGGAGTCAAAATAAGCCAAACAATGAAGTTCCTGGCAATATAATGTGGAGGGTACCGAAATGTTGGATTTTCACTGAAAGACTTATACAACCGCATTGACTTGGAGGGGAGGAAATGGATAGATGAAGACGACGCCGAATCAGCCATTGCATATTTCACAGGAAGAAAGGATACCGACCCAACATTCTATTTTGAATATGATGTTGACTCCGAGGAGAGGCTGAATAATTTATTCTGGCCAAATGCACAATCCCAAGTAGATTACAAGTACTTTAGAGATGTCTTGGTCTTTGATTTCATATATAATACAAACGAATATCACAAACCCCTTGTTGTACTGACCGGGGTCAACAATCATTTTGAAACTATTGTGTTCGGGTCAGCACTTGTATCTTATGAAAGCATAGAGGCATATAAATGGGTAATCAATGCACTAGTCCAGACCATGGATGGGAAAAGACCTATGTCTGTGTTAATTGATGGGGATAAATCAATGAGACGAGCAATTGAAAATGTGTTGCCAGAGGCAAAGCATCGACTATGCTCGTGGCATCTTGCTAAAATGCAGAAGTTAATAGCAAAAAATGTTATCCTTTCATGCAAATGTTTGATAAATTTATGAAGAAGGGAAGTACAATTGAAGAGTTTGAGGAAGTGTGGCATGC
This portion of the Coffea eugenioides isolate CCC68of chromosome 11, Ceug_1.0, whole genome shotgun sequence genome encodes:
- the LOC113751860 gene encoding uncharacterized protein LOC113751860 is translated as MNDEKGKRPEGNLNRHNIVAGEMCNSNESEYEIELGAKDAQIKHGESYIIDDMEVAEVMTMTFNNEEDAYDFYNAYGKVAGFSVRKADAKKNAGYTTKMKMNDKKGKRPESNLNRHNIVAGEMRNFNESEHEIELGVKDAQIEHRESYIIDDMEVVEVMTMMFQNEEDAYDFYNAYGKVAGFSVTKADVKKNAGYTTKYRKMVCSRVARRDKKTNERDYQKKQPRPETRVGCPACFRIKYDKNKDKYMVIDFVKEYNHKMPSKACVTYLRSHRKVTDADYA